A genomic region of Stenotrophomonas sp. NA06056 contains the following coding sequences:
- a CDS encoding dipeptide epimerase — protein MKITAIELGMLRVPLKTPFKTALRTVETVEDVVVLIRTDTGHTGYGEAPATAVITGDTHGSIIEAIRHFIAPRLIGQEVVNLNRLCTLVQTAMERNTSAKAAVEIALYDLWAQLHGAPLYQMLGGGDPVITTDITISVDYIDKMVADSLSAIERGFESLKIKVGKDIGVDIERVKAIHAAVEGRALLRLDANQGWTAKQAVHAMRTLEDAGVVLELLEQPVKAADITGLKYVTDRVNTPVMADESVFSPSQVMDLIQQRAADIINIKLMKTGGLSNAIRIADIAGIYGVPCMIGCMIESSISVAAAVHLAVAKSDVITKVDLDGPSLGQFDPVSGGVHFNESEISISDVPGLGITEVRGLEMLG, from the coding sequence ATGAAGATCACCGCCATCGAACTGGGCATGCTGCGCGTGCCGCTGAAAACGCCGTTCAAGACCGCGTTGCGTACCGTGGAGACCGTGGAAGACGTGGTGGTGCTGATCCGCACCGATACCGGTCACACCGGCTACGGTGAGGCACCAGCCACCGCCGTCATCACCGGCGACACCCATGGCTCGATCATCGAAGCGATCCGCCACTTCATCGCCCCGCGCCTGATCGGCCAGGAGGTGGTCAACCTCAACCGCCTGTGCACGCTGGTGCAGACCGCGATGGAGCGCAACACCAGCGCCAAGGCGGCGGTGGAGATCGCGCTCTACGATCTGTGGGCGCAGCTGCATGGCGCGCCGCTGTACCAGATGCTGGGCGGTGGCGACCCGGTGATCACCACCGACATCACCATCAGCGTGGACTACATCGACAAGATGGTGGCCGATTCACTGTCGGCGATCGAACGCGGCTTCGAGTCGCTGAAGATCAAGGTCGGCAAGGACATCGGCGTGGACATCGAGCGGGTCAAGGCGATCCATGCCGCCGTGGAAGGCCGTGCGCTGCTGCGCCTGGACGCCAACCAGGGCTGGACCGCCAAGCAGGCCGTGCATGCGATGCGCACGCTGGAAGACGCCGGGGTGGTGCTGGAACTGCTGGAACAACCGGTCAAGGCCGCCGACATCACTGGCCTGAAATACGTGACCGACCGCGTCAACACGCCGGTGATGGCCGACGAAAGCGTGTTCAGCCCCAGCCAGGTGATGGACCTGATCCAGCAGCGCGCCGCCGATATCATCAACATCAAGCTGATGAAGACCGGCGGCCTGTCCAATGCGATCCGCATTGCCGATATCGCCGGCATCTACGGCGTGCCGTGCATGATCGGCTGCATGATCGAATCGAGCATCAGCGTAGCGGCGGCCGTGCACCTGGCGGTGGCCAAGAGCGATGTGATCACCAAGGTCGACCTCGACGGCCCCTCGCTGGGGCAGTTCGATCCGGTCAGCGGCGGCGTGCACTTCAACGAATCGGAGATCAGCATCAGCGACGTGCCGGGATTGGGCATCACCGAAGTGCGGGGGCTGGAGATGCTGGGTTGA
- a CDS encoding glycoside hydrolase family 3 N-terminal domain-containing protein, with protein sequence MASDRIESLIAQMTVEEKVGQLGVFADMVRPFAPDVNPEANVRNADQVLQQVREGKVGSLFNGVGAELGRRIQQVATEESRLGIPVILAADVIHGMRTVFPIPLGEAASFEPDLAERTARATAVEATAAGLHWTYAPAVDIARDQRWGRGAEGAGEDVVLGCAFAAARVRGFQGSDLRAADSLLATPKHFAAYGAVMAGMEYNMVDISPQTLRDVHLPPFKAAFDAGAITVMSSFNDINGVPASANAELLTDILRGEWKFPGVVISDYTADMELVAHGYAADDRDATAKAFTAGLDLSMQSGFYAEHLPGLVESGEVPMAVLDEGVRRILWLKETIGLFDDPYRSLDPAREADTSHIAAHDELSRDAARRSIVLLNNRDGVLPLQKSGQKIALIGPFVQDRENIEGCWTLFGDKQRYIDLETGVRAAIGDETLLEVVPGCELEVAIAGGTEAAVAAALRADVVVLALGEPQRYSGEAQSRVEITLPPAQQALAEAVAMTGKPLVVLLRNGRALALQGAVRNAHAVAITWYLGTQTGHAVADVLFGDYSPSGRLPVSFPQVSGQQPYFYNHPRTGRPELPTMSEFKARWREIPNEPLYPFGHGIGFTTFAYGVPQLSSVRVGWDDTLTLTTTLTNTGNVAGEEVVQLYIHDRVASRVRPVRELKDFRKVALQPGESTEVVFTLAREQLAFTGRDGVLRAEPGLFDVWVCASSMAGDAVQFELLKA encoded by the coding sequence GTGGCCTCCGATCGCATCGAATCCCTCATTGCCCAGATGACCGTCGAGGAAAAAGTCGGCCAACTGGGTGTCTTCGCGGACATGGTCCGCCCGTTCGCCCCGGACGTGAACCCGGAAGCCAACGTGCGCAATGCCGATCAGGTGCTGCAGCAGGTGCGCGAGGGCAAGGTCGGCTCGCTGTTCAACGGTGTTGGCGCCGAGCTCGGCCGCCGCATCCAGCAGGTCGCCACCGAGGAGAGCCGCCTGGGCATCCCGGTGATCCTGGCCGCCGACGTCATCCACGGCATGCGCACCGTGTTTCCGATTCCGCTGGGCGAGGCCGCCAGCTTCGAGCCGGACCTGGCCGAGCGCACCGCGCGCGCCACCGCCGTCGAAGCCACCGCCGCCGGCCTGCACTGGACCTACGCACCGGCCGTGGACATCGCCCGCGACCAGCGCTGGGGCCGTGGCGCCGAAGGTGCCGGTGAGGACGTCGTACTGGGCTGTGCCTTTGCCGCCGCCCGCGTGCGCGGCTTCCAGGGCAGCGACCTGCGCGCCGCCGATTCGCTGCTGGCCACGCCCAAGCACTTCGCCGCCTATGGCGCGGTGATGGCCGGCATGGAATACAACATGGTCGACATCTCGCCGCAGACCCTGCGCGATGTGCACCTGCCGCCGTTCAAGGCCGCCTTCGATGCCGGCGCGATCACGGTGATGTCCTCGTTCAACGACATCAACGGCGTGCCGGCCAGTGCCAATGCCGAGCTGCTGACCGACATCCTGCGCGGTGAGTGGAAGTTCCCGGGCGTGGTGATTTCCGACTACACCGCCGACATGGAGCTGGTCGCGCACGGCTACGCCGCCGACGACCGCGATGCCACCGCCAAGGCGTTCACCGCCGGCCTCGACCTGAGCATGCAGAGCGGTTTCTACGCCGAGCACCTGCCGGGCCTGGTCGAGAGCGGCGAAGTGCCGATGGCTGTGCTGGACGAAGGCGTGCGCCGCATCCTGTGGTTGAAGGAAACCATCGGCCTGTTCGACGACCCTTACCGTTCGCTGGACCCGGCGCGCGAAGCCGATACCTCGCACATCGCCGCGCATGACGAACTGTCGCGTGATGCTGCGCGTCGTTCGATCGTGCTGCTGAACAACCGTGACGGCGTGCTGCCGCTGCAGAAGAGTGGGCAGAAGATCGCCCTGATCGGCCCGTTCGTGCAGGACCGCGAGAACATTGAAGGCTGCTGGACCCTGTTCGGCGACAAGCAGCGCTACATTGACCTGGAAACCGGCGTGCGCGCCGCCATCGGCGATGAAACACTGCTGGAAGTGGTGCCGGGTTGCGAACTGGAAGTGGCCATTGCCGGTGGCACCGAAGCGGCCGTTGCGGCGGCGCTGCGTGCCGACGTGGTGGTGCTGGCGCTGGGCGAGCCGCAGCGTTACAGCGGCGAGGCGCAGTCGCGCGTGGAGATCACCCTGCCGCCGGCACAGCAGGCGCTGGCCGAGGCCGTGGCGATGACCGGCAAGCCGCTGGTGGTGCTGCTGCGCAATGGTCGCGCGCTGGCCCTGCAGGGCGCGGTGCGCAATGCGCATGCCGTGGCCATCACCTGGTACCTGGGCACGCAGACCGGTCATGCCGTGGCCGATGTGCTGTTCGGCGATTACAGCCCGTCTGGCCGCCTGCCGGTCAGCTTCCCGCAGGTGTCCGGCCAGCAGCCGTACTTCTACAACCACCCGCGCACCGGCCGCCCGGAACTGCCGACCATGTCGGAGTTCAAGGCGCGCTGGCGCGAGATTCCGAACGAGCCGCTGTATCCGTTTGGCCACGGCATCGGTTTCACCACCTTTGCCTACGGCGTGCCGCAGCTGAGCAGTGTGCGCGTCGGCTGGGACGACACCCTGACCCTGACCACCACGCTGACCAACACCGGCAACGTGGCCGGCGAAGAAGTGGTGCAGCTGTACATCCACGACCGCGTGGCCAGCCGCGTGCGCCCGGTGCGTGAACTGAAGGACTTCCGCAAGGTGGCCCTGCAGCCGGGCGAGTCGACCGAGGTGGTGTTCACCCTGGCCCGCGAGCAGCTGGCATTCACCGGCCGCGACGGCGTGCTGCGTGCCGAGCCGGGTCTGTTCGATGTGTGGGTGTGCGCTTCGTCGATGGCCGGTGACGCGGTGCAGTTCGAGCTGCTGAAGGCCTGA
- the yiaA gene encoding inner membrane protein YiaA has protein sequence MNAPIIHRPSPAFIAASWVALLLGAVAYLVGLFNAEMPLNEKGYYLTLLLFGLFAAVSLQKSVRDRVEGIPVSGLYYALCWFALLSALLLLLVGLWNATLVLSEKGFYGMAFALSLFGAVAVQKNTRDLIAANAAEPKRGSSVPPLPEQD, from the coding sequence ATGAACGCACCGATCATCCATCGACCCTCGCCCGCCTTCATTGCCGCCTCGTGGGTGGCCCTGCTGCTGGGCGCGGTGGCCTACCTGGTAGGGCTGTTCAATGCCGAAATGCCGCTGAACGAGAAAGGCTACTACCTGACCCTGCTGCTGTTCGGCCTGTTCGCGGCGGTATCGCTGCAGAAGAGCGTGCGCGACCGCGTCGAAGGCATTCCGGTGAGCGGCCTGTACTACGCGCTGTGCTGGTTCGCGCTGCTGTCGGCGTTGTTGCTGCTGCTGGTCGGTCTGTGGAACGCCACCCTGGTGCTGAGCGAAAAGGGCTTCTATGGCATGGCGTTCGCGCTGTCGCTGTTCGGCGCGGTGGCGGTGCAGAAGAACACCCGCGACCTGATTGCCGCCAACGCGGCCGAGCCCAAGCGCGGCTCGTCGGTTCCGCCGCTGCCGGAACAGGACTGA
- a CDS encoding PQQ-dependent sugar dehydrogenase, which yields MTRTPLLLALGLLPILATTACNAAGPDATGQKASATAATTADQRPFTATEVSRFDQPWAMTFLPDGSLLVTEKRGKLQRLDLASGQKHEIAGVPKVAYGGQGGFGDVILHPDFARNHVVYVSYAEEGTLDTRGAAVARATLALNADGGGQLKDLKVIWRQTPKVSGEGHYGHRLAFGPDGKLWISSSERQKFDPAQDMSGNLGKIIRLNDDGSLPADNPFASQGGVAAQVWSLGHRNVLGIAFDANGKLWAQEMGPAGGDELNLIVRGANYGYPIVSNGDHYDGRPIPDHDTRPEFAAPKVTWNPVISPAGLMFYSGTLFPQWKGSAFIGGLSSTSLVRVSFDGDTAREADRFNMGERIREVEQGPDGALWLLEDGSKARLLKLTPKA from the coding sequence ATGACCCGCACACCCCTGCTGCTCGCGCTCGGCCTGCTGCCGATCCTTGCCACCACCGCCTGCAATGCGGCCGGTCCTGATGCGACAGGCCAGAAGGCCTCGGCGACCGCCGCAACCACCGCCGACCAGCGCCCTTTCACCGCCACCGAGGTCAGCCGCTTCGACCAGCCGTGGGCGATGACCTTCCTGCCCGATGGCAGCCTGCTGGTCACCGAGAAGCGCGGCAAACTGCAGCGCCTGGACCTGGCCAGTGGCCAGAAACATGAGATTGCCGGTGTACCCAAGGTCGCGTACGGCGGCCAGGGTGGTTTCGGCGACGTGATCCTGCATCCGGATTTCGCCCGCAACCACGTGGTCTACGTCAGCTATGCCGAGGAAGGCACGCTGGATACGCGCGGCGCGGCCGTGGCCCGTGCCACCCTCGCCCTGAATGCCGACGGTGGCGGCCAGCTGAAAGATCTGAAGGTGATCTGGCGACAGACACCGAAGGTCAGTGGCGAAGGCCACTACGGCCACCGCCTGGCCTTCGGCCCCGACGGCAAGCTGTGGATCAGTTCCAGCGAACGGCAGAAGTTCGATCCTGCGCAGGACATGAGCGGCAACCTGGGCAAGATCATCCGCCTCAACGACGACGGCAGCCTGCCGGCCGACAATCCGTTCGCCTCGCAGGGTGGCGTGGCCGCGCAGGTATGGTCGCTGGGCCACCGCAATGTGCTGGGCATTGCCTTCGATGCCAACGGCAAGCTGTGGGCGCAGGAAATGGGTCCGGCCGGCGGCGATGAGCTGAACCTGATCGTGCGTGGTGCCAACTACGGCTACCCGATCGTCTCCAACGGCGACCACTACGATGGCCGTCCGATTCCCGACCACGACACCCGCCCGGAGTTCGCCGCACCGAAGGTGACCTGGAACCCGGTTATTTCCCCGGCCGGCCTGATGTTCTACAGCGGCACCCTGTTCCCGCAATGGAAGGGCAGCGCCTTCATCGGTGGCCTGTCGTCCACGTCGCTGGTGCGCGTCAGCTTTGATGGCGACACCGCACGCGAAGCCGACCGCTTCAACATGGGCGAGCGCATCCGTGAGGTGGAACAGGGCCCGGATGGCGCGCTGTGGCTGCTGGAAGACGGCAGCAAGGCACGGCTGCTGAAGCTCACGCCGAAGGCCTGA
- a CDS encoding MurR/RpiR family transcriptional regulator has product MPPLLKIRTERGQMSAIERRIADFILDNAHLLRDYSSQQLASALGISQSSVVKFSQKLGFKGYPDLKYSIGEDVARAGADPQQMPAEPDISDDYLRLGDALRRSKAQAEEETRQANPREEIERIVQLLDGAPKLFVHGLGDDGLYAREFAMRLSLLGLLVVPHTDPILMLANLSAARPGDVLLMFSEFGNLPQLSQLSRQFQDMGGKVVSITRHTANPLRAHADAALVVCAHDRAPQVAQLLYRSAMHALLDFLFVLLCHANPDRQQQLAVNLERIDHLLDC; this is encoded by the coding sequence ATGCCGCCCCTGCTGAAAATCCGCACCGAGCGCGGGCAGATGTCGGCCATCGAACGCCGCATCGCCGACTTCATCCTCGACAACGCCCACCTGCTGCGCGATTACTCTTCGCAGCAGCTGGCCAGTGCCTTGGGCATCAGCCAATCCAGCGTGGTGAAGTTCAGCCAGAAGCTCGGCTTCAAGGGCTACCCGGACCTGAAGTATTCCATCGGCGAGGACGTTGCCCGCGCCGGTGCCGACCCCCAGCAGATGCCGGCCGAACCGGACATCAGCGATGACTACCTGCGCCTGGGTGACGCCCTGCGCCGCAGCAAGGCACAGGCCGAGGAAGAAACCCGCCAGGCCAACCCGCGTGAGGAGATCGAGCGCATCGTGCAGCTGCTCGACGGCGCGCCCAAGCTGTTCGTCCACGGCCTCGGTGACGACGGCCTGTACGCACGTGAATTCGCCATGCGGCTGTCGCTGCTCGGCCTGCTGGTGGTGCCGCATACCGATCCGATCCTGATGCTGGCCAACCTGTCCGCCGCACGCCCGGGCGACGTGCTGCTGATGTTCTCCGAGTTCGGCAACCTGCCACAGCTGTCACAGCTCTCGCGCCAGTTCCAGGACATGGGCGGCAAGGTCGTGTCGATCACCCGCCACACCGCCAACCCGCTGCGTGCGCATGCCGATGCAGCGCTGGTGGTATGCGCGCACGACCGCGCGCCGCAGGTGGCGCAGCTGCTGTACCGTAGTGCCATGCACGCCCTGCTCGATTTCCTGTTCGTGCTGCTCTGCCACGCCAATCCGGATCGCCAGCAACAGCTGGCGGTGAATCTGGAACGGATCGATCACCTGCTGGATTGCTGA
- a CDS encoding mechanosensitive ion channel domain-containing protein has protein sequence MVDAVVAVQWLEQLQNTLEPYPGAYLALMISALLIAAGLANWVTKRILVRGLRRLLQRLPGAESGRGSHLMRVIARLSNVVPSQVIASGITLIPDLPPSLVNVIIKLCIVWAVLTVSMAFSHALDAANSLYERKPDARNKPIKGYLQVVKIVVFVAAGLSIVATLLGVKLGPLVTGLGAATAVLMLIFQDTILSLVASVQISGDGRVRIGDWIEMPSQNADGDVIDIALHTVTVQNFDKTITTIPTKKLVTESFKNWRGMQEAGGRRIKRALYLDQHSVRFMEEDDLAFLGQFALLGDYLRGKQQELGQWNGRLREQGVAEVNSRRVTNLGTFRAYVDRYLASHPGIHTDMTLLVRQLQPTTEGLPLELYCFTRSTAWGEYEAVQSDIFDHLLAILPAFGLRVFQASSDAMLMAGQRQLAGSE, from the coding sequence ATGGTGGACGCAGTGGTGGCGGTACAGTGGCTGGAACAGCTGCAGAACACACTGGAACCCTATCCTGGCGCCTATCTGGCGTTGATGATCTCGGCCCTGCTGATTGCAGCTGGCCTGGCCAACTGGGTGACCAAGCGCATCCTGGTGCGCGGCCTGCGACGCCTGCTGCAGCGGCTGCCGGGCGCCGAGTCCGGGCGTGGCAGTCACCTGATGCGGGTCATCGCGCGCCTGTCCAACGTGGTGCCCAGCCAGGTGATCGCCTCGGGCATCACCCTCATTCCTGACCTGCCGCCAAGCCTGGTCAACGTCATCATCAAGCTGTGCATCGTGTGGGCGGTACTGACCGTGTCGATGGCGTTCTCGCATGCGCTGGATGCGGCCAACAGCCTGTACGAGCGCAAGCCCGATGCACGCAACAAGCCGATCAAGGGCTACCTGCAGGTGGTCAAGATCGTGGTGTTCGTGGCCGCCGGCCTGTCCATCGTTGCCACCCTGCTGGGGGTGAAGCTGGGGCCATTGGTCACCGGCCTGGGCGCGGCCACCGCGGTACTGATGCTGATCTTCCAGGACACCATCCTGTCGCTGGTGGCCAGCGTGCAGATCAGTGGCGATGGCCGCGTGCGCATCGGCGACTGGATCGAGATGCCCAGCCAGAATGCCGATGGCGATGTCATCGATATCGCCCTGCATACCGTCACCGTGCAGAACTTCGACAAGACGATCACCACCATCCCGACCAAGAAGCTGGTGACCGAGTCGTTCAAGAACTGGCGCGGCATGCAGGAAGCGGGTGGCCGCCGGATCAAGCGCGCGCTGTACCTGGACCAGCACAGCGTGCGTTTCATGGAAGAGGACGACCTGGCCTTCCTCGGTCAGTTCGCCCTGCTGGGCGACTACCTGCGCGGCAAGCAGCAGGAGCTGGGCCAGTGGAACGGGCGCCTGCGCGAGCAGGGCGTGGCCGAGGTCAACAGCCGTCGGGTCACCAACCTGGGTACCTTCCGTGCCTATGTGGATCGCTACCTGGCCAGCCACCCGGGCATCCACACCGACATGACCCTGCTGGTGCGCCAGCTGCAGCCGACCACCGAAGGCCTGCCGCTGGAGCTGTACTGCTTCACCCGCAGCACCGCCTGGGGCGAGTACGAGGCCGTGCAGTCGGACATCTTCGACCACCTGCTGGCGATCCTGCCGGCCTTTGGCCTGCGGGTGTTCCAGGCCTCCAGCGACGCCATGTTGATGGCCGGGCAGCGCCAGTTGGCCGGCTCGGAGTAA
- a CDS encoding amino acid permease produces the protein MSTPNEPQLQRAVSRWQIVGLSINDVIGSGIYLLPAATVALLGPFSLWGVVAAGIVVALLVLCYAQAASYFDEPGGSYLYAREAFGRFAGFEIGWMIWLTRISSAAALSNALADAVARFWPWAAAGMGRIAIIVVSLGFLTGVNIIGVRSAARTGIVLVIGKMLPLLLFVAIGAFYIDPQLAFSGQRPDPHDLQRMGEAALLLLYAYAGFENIPAAAGEYRNPRRDIPFALITMIVTVTVIYAAVQIVAQGTLPGLASSATPLADAASSFGGEALALILTVGATISILGTNSNTMMMGPRFLFALARDGYGPKVLAQVHPRFRTPAAAIFCQGLIALGLALSGSFVQLALLSMTTRLFAYIGTAAAVLVLAKRYADRPGALKLPGGPLIPVLALLLCVALFASASWQNIAAALVAFAIGAVIYKLPRKDAAAD, from the coding sequence TTGAGCACCCCGAACGAACCGCAGCTGCAGCGCGCGGTCAGCCGCTGGCAGATCGTCGGCCTGTCGATCAACGATGTGATCGGCAGCGGCATCTACCTGCTGCCGGCTGCCACGGTCGCCCTGCTCGGTCCCTTCAGCCTGTGGGGCGTGGTCGCCGCCGGCATCGTCGTCGCCCTGCTGGTGCTGTGCTACGCGCAGGCGGCCAGCTATTTCGACGAACCCGGTGGCAGCTACCTGTACGCGCGCGAAGCCTTCGGCCGCTTTGCCGGCTTCGAGATCGGCTGGATGATCTGGCTGACCCGCATCAGCTCCGCCGCAGCGCTCAGCAATGCGCTGGCCGACGCCGTGGCGCGGTTCTGGCCATGGGCAGCCGCAGGCATGGGTCGCATCGCGATCATCGTTGTTTCGCTCGGCTTCCTGACCGGGGTGAACATCATCGGCGTGCGCTCGGCCGCCCGCACCGGCATCGTGCTGGTGATCGGCAAGATGCTGCCGCTGCTGTTGTTCGTGGCCATCGGCGCGTTCTACATCGACCCGCAGCTCGCCTTCTCCGGGCAGCGCCCGGACCCGCACGACCTGCAGCGCATGGGTGAGGCGGCGCTGTTGCTGCTGTATGCCTATGCCGGGTTCGAGAACATCCCGGCCGCGGCCGGCGAGTACCGCAACCCACGCCGTGACATTCCCTTCGCGCTGATCACCATGATCGTCACCGTCACCGTGATCTATGCGGCGGTGCAGATCGTGGCGCAAGGCACACTGCCCGGCCTGGCCAGCTCGGCCACGCCGCTGGCCGATGCCGCGTCCAGCTTCGGCGGCGAGGCGCTGGCACTGATCCTCACCGTGGGCGCAACCATCTCCATCCTCGGCACCAACAGCAACACGATGATGATGGGCCCGCGCTTCCTGTTCGCCCTGGCCCGCGACGGCTACGGCCCGAAGGTGCTGGCGCAGGTGCACCCGCGCTTCCGTACCCCGGCCGCGGCGATCTTCTGCCAGGGCCTGATCGCGCTCGGCCTGGCGCTGTCCGGGTCGTTCGTGCAGTTGGCGCTGTTGTCGATGACCACGCGGCTGTTCGCCTACATCGGTACTGCAGCAGCGGTGCTGGTACTGGCCAAGCGCTATGCGGACCGCCCCGGCGCGTTGAAGCTGCCCGGTGGTCCCTTGATTCCGGTGCTGGCCCTGCTGCTGTGCGTCGCCCTGTTCGCCAGCGCCAGCTGGCAGAACATCGCCGCTGCGTTGGTCGCGTTTGCGATCGGCGCCGTCATCTACAAACTGCCGCGCAAGGATGCCGCCGCGGATTGA
- a CDS encoding L,D-transpeptidase family protein: MNRLFRCAVAAGLLTLLPLFPAAALSKRLPPLVHSQQVVVVVTDSWDANQGKLQAYTRDAKGWQPHGPAFDVAIGRTGSAWGLGLTGTPADGPQKREGDGRSPAGVFAIGSAFGYTGKATTGLTYQPMQSTHYCMDVPASPQYNQIVDAREVGAEAVKGSTEPMRLDLHNKGDVRYRQGFVIAHNAFNEPGHGSCIFAHLWRQPGEATAGCTAMTAAHMRTLLAWLSDEAQPRFVLLPRAQYHEYQGPWELPALTEALR, encoded by the coding sequence ATGAACCGCCTGTTCCGTTGCGCCGTCGCTGCCGGGCTGTTGACCCTGCTGCCGCTGTTTCCCGCCGCAGCCCTCAGTAAAAGGCTCCCTCCCCTGGTGCACAGCCAGCAGGTCGTGGTGGTGGTCACCGACAGTTGGGATGCCAACCAAGGCAAGCTGCAGGCCTACACCCGGGACGCCAAGGGGTGGCAGCCGCACGGTCCGGCGTTCGACGTGGCGATCGGGCGCACTGGCAGCGCCTGGGGGCTGGGGCTGACAGGCACGCCAGCAGACGGCCCGCAGAAGCGCGAAGGCGATGGCCGCAGCCCGGCGGGCGTCTTCGCGATCGGCAGCGCGTTCGGCTACACAGGAAAGGCCACCACCGGCCTGACTTACCAGCCGATGCAGTCCACGCATTACTGCATGGACGTGCCGGCCTCGCCGCAGTACAACCAGATTGTCGACGCACGCGAGGTCGGCGCCGAGGCCGTGAAGGGCTCCACTGAACCCATGCGACTGGACCTGCACAACAAAGGGGATGTGCGCTACCGGCAGGGCTTTGTGATCGCCCACAATGCCTTCAACGAACCGGGCCATGGCAGTTGCATCTTCGCCCATCTGTGGCGTCAGCCCGGTGAGGCCACCGCCGGCTGTACCGCCATGACCGCCGCTCACATGCGCACCCTGCTGGCCTGGCTGAGCGATGAAGCACAGCCGCGGTTCGTGCTGCTGCCGCGCGCGCAGTACCACGAGTATCAGGGACCCTGGGAACTCCCCGCACTGACGGAAGCACTGCGTTGA
- the folB gene encoding dihydroneopterin aldolase — protein MDKVFIEGLTIDALIGIYDWERRIRQDLVFDLEMGFDNRRPAASDDIAHTLNYKAVSKRLEQFVRESEFGLVETLAERCAQIVLDEFDVKWLRLKLSKPGAVRGARAVGVIIERTRD, from the coding sequence ATGGACAAGGTTTTCATCGAAGGGCTGACGATCGACGCCCTGATCGGCATCTACGATTGGGAACGGCGGATCCGCCAGGACCTGGTGTTCGACCTGGAGATGGGCTTCGACAACCGTCGTCCGGCGGCCAGCGATGACATTGCCCATACCCTGAACTACAAGGCGGTCAGCAAGCGCCTGGAGCAGTTCGTGCGCGAATCGGAATTCGGCTTGGTCGAAACCTTGGCCGAGCGTTGCGCTCAGATCGTGCTGGACGAGTTCGACGTGAAGTGGCTGCGCCTGAAGCTGAGCAAGCCCGGCGCGGTGCGCGGCGCGCGCGCGGTCGGGGTGATCATCGAGCGCACGCGGGACTGA
- the tsaD gene encoding tRNA (adenosine(37)-N6)-threonylcarbamoyltransferase complex transferase subunit TsaD, which yields MRVLGIESSCDETGVAVYDTDLSGSAALRAHAVYSQIALHAEYGGVVPELASRDHVRKLLPLVRQTLAEAGLGVNDIDGVAYTAGPGLVGALLVGAGVARSLAWALEVPAVGVHHMEGHLLAPLMEDDPPQAPFVALLVSGGHTQLVAVDAIGKYRLLGETLDDAAGEAFDKTAKMMGLPYPGGPQLAKLAEQGTPGVYRFTRPMTDRPGLDFSFSGLKTQVLMAWRDSDQSEQTRADIARGFEDAVVETLSIKCERALEAAGTNVIVVAGGVGANKRLRARLQLMAERLGGRACFPRPALCTDNGAMIAFAGALRLQAGQHSPPKVDVTPRWDMATLPAV from the coding sequence ATGCGAGTCCTTGGCATCGAATCTTCCTGTGATGAGACCGGCGTGGCGGTGTATGACACCGACCTGTCCGGCAGCGCGGCCCTGCGCGCCCATGCGGTCTACAGCCAGATCGCCCTGCACGCCGAGTACGGCGGTGTGGTGCCCGAGCTGGCCAGCCGTGACCACGTGCGCAAGCTGCTGCCGCTGGTACGGCAGACGCTGGCCGAGGCCGGGCTTGGCGTGAACGACATCGACGGGGTGGCCTACACCGCCGGCCCCGGCCTGGTCGGGGCGCTGCTGGTGGGCGCCGGCGTGGCCCGGTCGCTGGCCTGGGCGCTGGAGGTGCCTGCCGTGGGCGTGCACCACATGGAAGGCCATCTGCTGGCGCCGCTGATGGAAGACGACCCGCCGCAGGCCCCGTTCGTGGCCCTGCTGGTGTCCGGTGGCCATACCCAGCTGGTGGCCGTCGATGCCATCGGCAAGTATCGGCTTCTGGGCGAAACCCTGGACGACGCGGCCGGTGAAGCCTTCGACAAGACCGCCAAGATGATGGGGCTGCCATACCCGGGCGGGCCGCAGCTGGCCAAGCTGGCCGAGCAGGGTACGCCGGGCGTCTATCGCTTCACGCGGCCGATGACCGATCGCCCGGGCCTGGATTTCAGCTTCTCCGGCTTGAAGACCCAGGTCCTGATGGCCTGGCGCGACAGCGACCAGAGCGAGCAGACCCGCGCCGACATCGCCCGTGGCTTTGAAGATGCCGTGGTCGAGACACTTTCCATCAAGTGCGAGCGCGCGCTGGAAGCGGCCGGCACCAATGTGATCGTGGTGGCCGGCGGCGTGGGCGCCAACAAGCGCCTGCGCGCGCGCCTGCAGCTGATGGCCGAGCGCCTCGGCGGGCGGGCCTGCTTCCCGCGGCCGGCGCTGTGCACCGACAACGGCGCGATGATCGCCTTCGCCGGCGCGCTGCGCCTGCAGGCGGGCCAGCACAGCCCGCCGAAGGTGGATGTGACCCCGCGCTGGGACATGGCGACCCTGCCGGCGGTGTGA